A part of Thermococcus sp. SY098 genomic DNA contains:
- a CDS encoding S-layer protein — translation MKVRKIAALAVGAAMVGATMGFASAQANLPGKDFFVKDGQPNVKIVVGSQAAAMDVASAADIAVALGSLLYTEKEAEAAGVSVVVKKDLTPDYTYYIPVFSNYYEDTGTNPSATDWEQLTDNWWNGSAYNGSYTDWTSWTPKFVDEVSDMDAINGDYQVDWDFTISNIELSDPEQNTIAYVPRSADLTIPAGDFTVLLNYTIANWTYSATEPDSIWGTLNPSTVYDEVHDDDNPGGYTFSGYIYDGVGAGDTFTVLGNTYYILDVLTDGIKYGHDHGQVWFHVGDVKEFDGYKIRAVDISVSPSNKALFEITAPDGRSDLVIISTDEGDVDISTKSDKFEPGEVVLKLDDTFVGIDGNLIAQLEVRTNVVEVHTGDELVSGWVVNFTIENNKVKWLTLTNANDLSGSKLDILGKYTMCYKVESHTLEADDTTYYAAKAYIVVKPSEPIVKTEELKVGDELVDYDGTPTGWVVDQIKGGTYTEVTVMHPTEPITYLDTEIDPENIDSNLILVGGPVANAVTKYLVDNGYSKVDWYNSAGDIEYIEDYNGFGILIVAGKDRYATREAAKQLMEYLSSLS, via the coding sequence ATGAAAGTTAGAAAGATTGCGGCCCTTGCAGTTGGTGCCGCAATGGTTGGAGCAACCATGGGCTTTGCAAGTGCTCAAGCGAACCTTCCAGGGAAGGACTTCTTCGTTAAAGATGGACAGCCAAATGTTAAAATTGTCGTTGGCAGTCAAGCCGCTGCAATGGATGTTGCAAGTGCGGCTGACATTGCCGTTGCATTAGGAAGCCTCCTCTACACTGAGAAGGAAGCAGAGGCAGCTGGTGTCAGTGTCGTTGTTAAGAAAGACCTTACTCCTGACTACACATACTACATCCCAGTTTTCAGCAACTACTATGAAGACACCGGTACCAACCCAAGTGCAACCGACTGGGAACAACTTACAGATAACTGGTGGAACGGAAGTGCCTACAATGGCTCCTACACAGACTGGACATCATGGACACCAAAGTTTGTTGATGAAGTCAGTGACATGGATGCAATAAACGGTGACTACCAAGTTGACTGGGACTTCACAATCAGCAACATTGAGCTCAGTGACCCAGAGCAAAACACAATCGCATATGTTCCAAGGAGCGCTGACCTGACAATCCCAGCAGGCGACTTCACAGTCTTGCTCAACTACACAATTGCAAACTGGACATACAGTGCAACTGAGCCAGACAGCATTTGGGGTACCCTTAACCCATCAACAGTTTACGATGAGGTTCACGACGATGACAACCCAGGAGGATACACATTCTCAGGATACATATATGATGGTGTTGGTGCAGGCGATACGTTTACAGTGCTTGGAAACACCTACTACATCTTGGATGTACTGACAGATGGTATTAAGTACGGTCACGACCACGGACAGGTATGGTTCCACGTTGGTGACGTTAAGGAGTTTGACGGCTACAAGATAAGAGCCGTTGACATCAGCGTAAGCCCAAGCAACAAGGCACTCTTTGAGATCACAGCCCCAGATGGAAGAAGCGACCTTGTTATTATAAGCACAGATGAGGGAGATGTTGACATCAGCACAAAGTCAGACAAATTCGAGCCAGGAGAGGTTGTCCTTAAGCTTGACGACACATTCGTTGGTATCGACGGCAACTTAATTGCCCAGCTTGAAGTCAGGACAAACGTTGTTGAAGTCCACACCGGCGATGAGCTTGTTTCAGGATGGGTAGTCAACTTCACCATCGAAAACAACAAGGTCAAATGGCTTACACTCACAAACGCCAACGATCTCTCAGGATCAAAGCTTGACATCCTTGGAAAGTACACAATGTGCTACAAGGTTGAGAGCCACACCTTGGAGGCAGACGACACAACATACTACGCCGCCAAGGCATACATAGTGGTTAAACCATCAGAGCCAATCGTCAAGACAGAGGAGCTCAAGGTTGGCGACGAGCTCGTTGACTATGATGGCACACCAACAGGATGGGTTGTTGACCAAATCAAGGGTGGCACATACACCGAAGTTACAGTTATGCACCCAACAGAGCCAATCACATACCTTGACACTGAGATTGACCCAGAGAACATCGACAGCAACCTCATCCTTGTCGGTGGACCAGTTGCAAACGCCGTTACCAAGTACCTTGTTGACAACGGCTACAGCAAGGTTGACTGGTACAACAGCGCTGGTGACATCGAGTACATCGAGGACTACAACGGATTCGGAATCCTCATCGTTGCAGGTAAGGACAGGTACGCCACAAGAGAGGCAGCCAAGCAGCTCATGGAGTACCTTTCAAGCCTTAGCTGA